A genomic region of Trifolium pratense cultivar HEN17-A07 linkage group LG3, ARS_RC_1.1, whole genome shotgun sequence contains the following coding sequences:
- the LOC123914414 gene encoding laccase-15-like, translating into MKMSFYKELFLQIMLIFSLIALSSQTRIRSHYNFIVKEARYTRLCSTKNILTVNGKFPGPTIRVYNGDTIYVNVYNKGNYNITIHWHGVKQPRNPWSDGPEYITQCPIQPGEKFTQKVAFSVEEGTIWWHAHSDWTRATVHGAIIIYPKINSSYPFPKPYGEIPIIFGEWWVSDVNEVLTEFIESGGAPNISDAITINGQPGDLYPCSKSETFKLRVEQGKTYLLRVVNAAMNLILFMSIAKHKLTVVGVDAMYTKPMTRDYICISPGNTMDILLHANQEPDHYYMAARAYSTGVGVDFDNTTTTAILQYKESYNPLSVPSLPYLPDYNDTSAAFDFITSIRGIPDKYSNGVPKKINTHIISTISINTFPCPNNQSCEGPNGTILAASMNNISFVNTNIDILEAYYYHIHGVYKKGFPNFPPYIFNFTGDSLPLTLQTPKRGTKVKVIKYGSNVELVYQGTNLITGLDHPMHLHGYSFYVVGYGFGNFNKSKDPMNYNLVDPPIVNTVTVPKNGWAAIRFVATNPGVWFLHCHLERHLSWGMETVFIVKNGKASNETLLPPPPDMPPC; encoded by the exons ATGAAAATGTCTTTTTACAAAGAATTGTTCCTCCAAATTATGTTGATTTTCTCTTTGATTGCTCTTAGTTCTCAAACTCGTATTCGGAGtcattataattttatt GTGAAAGAAGCTCGTTACACAAGACTTTGTAGCACAAAAAACATTTTGACTGTGAATGGAAAATTCCCAGGGCCAACTATAAGAGTCTACAACGGTGATACAATCTATGTTAATGTCTATAACAAGGGAAACTACAACATAACTATACATTg GCATGGAGTGAAGCAGCCTAGGAATCCTTGGTCAGATGGTCCTGAGTACATAACTCAATGTCCAATTCAACCTGGAGAAAAATTTACACAAAAAGTGGCTTTTTCAGTAGAAGAAGGGACTATATGGTGGCATGCACATAGTGATTGGACTAGAGCAACTGTCCATGGGGCTATCATTATCTATCCTAAAATTAATAGTAGCTACCCTTTTCCTAAACCTTATGGAGAGATACCCATCATATTTG GTGAATGGTGGGTGAGTGATGTTAACGAGGTTCTTACAGAATTTATTGAAAGTGGGGGAGCCCCAAACATATCTGATGCTATCACTATAAATGGTCAACCAGGAGATCTATATCCTTGCTCCAAATCGG aaaCATTCAAGCTAAGAGTAGAGCAAGGAAAGACATATCTTCTACGTGTGGTTAATGCTGCAATGAATCTCATTCTCTTTATGTCAATTGCTAAACACAAACTCACTGTTGTCGGTGTTGATGCTATGTACACCAAACCAATGACAAGAGATTACATTTGCATATCACCAGGAAACACAATGGATATATTGCTTCATGCCAACCAAGAACCTGATCACTACTATATGGCTGCAAGAGCATATTCAACTGGAgtaggagtagattttgataaCACCACAACCACTGCTATATTACAATACAAAGAGAGTTATAATCCACTTTCAGTTCCTTCATTACCTTATCTTCCAGACTATAATGACACATCAGCAGCTTTTGACTTCATCACAAGCATTAGAGGTATACCTGATAAGTACTCTAATggtgtcccaaaaaaaatcaacactCATATAATAAGCACAATTTCTATCAACACCTTTCCATGTCCCAATAACCAATCATGTGAAGGTCCAAATGGAACCATTTTAGCTGCTAGCATGAACAACATAAGCTTTGTTAACACTAACATTGACATACTAGAAGCTTATTACTATCATATCCATGGGGTATACAAAAAGGGATTTCCAAATTTTCCACCTTATATATTTAACTTCACAGGAGATTCTTTGCCTTTGACCTTGCAAACACCAAAGCGAGGAACCAAAGTTAAAGTTATAAAATATGGCTCAAATGTTGAACTTGTTTACCAAGGGACAAATCTGATTACAGGGTTAGACCATCCTATGCATCTACATGGATATAGTTTCTATGTTGTTGGATATGGATTTGGTAATTTCAACAAAAGTAAGGACCCCATGAATTACAATCTTGTTGATCCTCCGATTGTGAATACAGTGACGGTGCCTAAAAATGGATGGGCGGCTATTAGGTTCGTCGCCACCAACCCCG GAGTATGGTTCCTGCACTGTCATCTTGAACGCCACCTCTCTTGGGGCATGGAGACGGTGTTTATTGTGAAGAATGGCAAAGCTTCGAATGAAACATTACTGCCACCGCCGCCGGACATGCCCCCTTGTTGA
- the LOC123914416 gene encoding uncharacterized protein LOC123914416: protein MSHVPSAAASGDDPHVDSPPQIGSKDPSDGHIWIRPGPTKTFDPCVKPTREIIKIIKRKFEGSWATYGDIKGKKRIKTKMIDKNDKDVADLWFGEFKRKYKWLPEHEDDIRKYKYSTIQTIYIQLLNNSTRLSLHFGE from the exons ATGTCACATGTCCCATCTGCTGCTGCATCTGGTGATGATCCACATGTTGATTCACCACCTCAAATTGGGAGTAAGGACCCTAGTGATGGGCATATTTGGATTCGTCCAGGACCAACAAAAAC ATTTGACCCTTGTGTTAAGCCCACACGTgagattataaaaattattaaacgtAAGTTTGAAGGGTCTTGGGCAACATATGGAGATATAAAGGGGAAAAAAAGGATAAAGACGAAAATGATAGACAAAAATGATAAAGATGTGGCTGATTTGTGGTTTGGAGAGTTTAAG AGGAAGTATAAGTGGCTACCGGAACATGAGGATGACATTAGGAAGTATAAGTATAGCACAATTCAAACAATTTATATCCAACTTCTAAATAATTCTACCAGACTAAGTCTACATTTTGGTGAATAG